ATATTGAAGCCCTACTTCCCTGGTTGGATTGGGCGTACTCGACCATAAAAGCTGAGGTTGCTTCTGTGGCTTGATGTTATAAGCTGTTATGCAAATAAATTTGCACCTTGACTTGTGAAATTTGTCCTTTGTCATTAGTCATTTTTATTTATAAAGGACAAAGGACAAATGACTAATGACGGTGAGCATTAAAGTTTACGGAATACCGAACTGTGGAACCTGTAAAAAGGCTTTGAAGTGGCTGCAAGACAATGGTGTTGAATATGAGTTTATTAATACCAAAGAAAATCCCCCAATTCGTGAAGAAATCGAAAAGTGGGTAAAATCTTTGGGTTATTTACCCATGCGAAATACCTCTGGTCAAGCTTACCGTGCCTTAAGTGATGATAAGAAAACTTGGACAGATGAGCAGTGGATTGAAGCATTCGCTAATAATGCAATGCTTCTCAAGCGTCCGCTTTTTGTTAAGGATGAAACAGCGGTGCTTGTCGGCTTCAAAGATAAAGAGGGATTAGTACGGGAAAAATTGGCAATTTAACTAATGAAAAATTTTAATAATCACAGGATTTGTCTGAGTAATTAAACATAATTTACTCAGAATAATCATAATTTACTGGTCAATCATCTGGGATTTTTTTAATTTTTCTAATAATTTTTTTAACTCTTATTTTCGCAAAATGTTTGCTTAGAATACAAGTGATTGTTGTAAAAATAATAGTTAATATTTTTACCCTTCCCCCCGCTTTCACACATAAAGCAGGGGACTTTTATATTAGGAGCGTATAGCTGTGCGCCCTTAGTCTGTACTGCATCAAAATTGAAATAAATGCATATATTATCTACCATGTCAATGAAAATTTTATACACAAAAAGTTGTTAAAAAATAGCCGCAACGTTACCCCATTGCCTAATAATCAGATAACAAGATTTTTGAACTGGACATTATGAGTCATAAAAATACTATTAATCTCTTATTTTAGCTGCGAGATGTAGCTGGAATTAATGCGGTGTCTTCTCTTCTCCTATCAAGGACACTGAGAGCAAAGCACACGTGTCTACGCCTGCTGCGGCAAACAATAAATAAACAATTCAAAACCACTTAAAACCCAAACAAGCATATACAATTTAAAGGCATAAGATGAAGCAATTACGGGTGAACTGGTCGCTAGTGCCAATACTAGTAGCGCTAACAGTAACTAGTACAGCAAAAATCACATTTGCTGGTGGATTTGCCCTCAATGAACAGAGTGTCAAAAGTATGGGAAATGCCTTCGCAGGAAGTGCAGCTACTGCTGATGATGCCAGCACAATTTTCTATAATCCGGCAGGATTGACCCGGTTTACAGACAATTCTATAGTTGGGGCTTCCTATGCCATTTTCCCTACAGTCAGTTTTAAAAACCAAGGTTCTAGAATAGTCACAGGTGCGCCATTATCAGGCGGTAATGGTGGAGAGGCAGGTGTTGATATTGTAGTGCCAAACCTCTACGCTGCTTGGAGCGTTTCCGATCGCATAAAACTGGGTATTGGAATTAACGTCCCTTTTGGGCTAGCTACTAAATACAACAGCGACTGGGTTGGGCGCTATCAAGCAGTTGAGTCTAAACTCTCTACGATTAATATTAATCCCACCGTTGCAGCTAAATTGACTGACAATTTTTCTGTAGGTGCGGGGCTGAATATACAATATGCTGAGGCAACACTCTCGAACGCGATCGACTTTGGTTTAATTGGGCGGAGTGCTGGTTTACCTACTCAACCTCAGCAAGCAGATGGTTTTGTCAAAGTCACTGGTTCCGATTGGAGTGTCGGCTATAACCTGGGGGTGATGTACGAACCAACTAAAACTACCCGCATTGGTCTTAGCTACCGTTCTCCAATTACCCAAGACATCCGGGGAAATGCTGACTTCACTGTACCAGGAAGTGCCAGAGTACTCACTGCAAGGGGACAATTTACAGACACAGGAGCCAAGGCTGTTTTGAACTTGCCTGATACATTATCACTTGCTGTGTACCAACAACTTAACCCCCGCTTGGCAATTGTCGGTGATGTTACCTGGACAAACTGGAGCCGCTTCCAAGAACTGCGAGTTGAGTTTGACAACCCAGTTCAAGCAGATAAAGTGCAGCCAGAAAACTGGGATGATACCTACCGCTTTGGAGTTGGGCTAAACTACGCACTAAACGATAGCTTAACACTGCGGACTGGTGTTACCTACGATCCTAGCCCGTTCAGTAATGAATTTTCTACCGCCAGATTACCGGGTGGAGACCGGACTTTAATCGGGTTTGGTGCTAGCTATCGACCTTCAAAGTCACTCAATATAGATTTTGGCTATACCCATGTGTTTGTAGCTGATAATTTTATTAATCAGTCAAATTCTACAGATGGTACGCTAACAGGTAAATTTGAAGGCAGCGTCGATGTCGTTGGGCTACAAATAAATTGGCAATTTTAACAACAGAGAATTCAGGAGCGGAGCCGGAGACGCTCCGCCTCCGGTCAGAATGCAATCAGTGGGGGTCTTAAACCCTTCTATTCATCTGCCCTCCGGGAGAAGGCAGCGCTGCTGACGCTCTTTCGCCTACAGCCCTTTGGGCATCCTACGGCAGGTGTCTCGCTTCGGGAGATGAATTGCTATCGCTGTGCGCTAAGAGCGCCCCGCTACGCTAACACCAGTCGTACAGAATTAATGCTGAATTCTGACTTCTGAATTTTATTTTTCCAACTTGAGACTAAATTTGAGTTGATCTGTGGCTTGTTCAATATTCACAACCATAGCCTGTAACTCCTTCGCCTTTTCCTCGGGTAAGGTGTAATTGGCAAACATCCCTGCTCCTAGTTCAGTTCCTGCCAAATACTTCAGGTTTTCGTTTATCTGATCAGCTGGATAAAACTCGACGTGTAAATGCGCTTCTGGATGTGCTTTACCGTCAGTTGGCGCTTGAAACCAAGCCATTATGTAAGGAAATGGGCGATTCCACAAACCGTCATACTTGAGGGTAACAGTTTTTAAGGCTTTAGCAAGTCCCCGACGCTGCTGTGCGGTAAGCTCAAACAAAGTACCGACTGGCTCTTTTGGCGCAATCCAAACCTCATAAGGGTAACGCGCACATACTGGAACAAAGGCGATCGCATACTCATCTTCATAAATAATTCGCTTGTTTTCCGCTATTTCTTTTTCAATTAAATCCGCCAATAAACCCCGTTGATGCTCTTGGTAAAATCGCCGCTGCATTTCTAACATCCGTGCGGGAATAGGTGGAATAAAAGGATATGCATATATTTGACCATAGGATTGGTGCAAATTAATACCTATATCTGCCTGCCTATTTTCAAATGGCAGCACATATTGAATTTCCTGATTTGCCCCAAGTACACAGGTGCGATCGCCCCATACTTGTAGGAGTAAATCTAAGTGATCTAGTTCCAAGGAACTCAGAGAAGCTCGCGGTTTTTGAGTAAAAACAACAGTTTCACACACGCCATTACCTGGCAATGTTTCAACAATGGACTTAGGCGGCTTGGATGCAGATGGTGTCATCAAGGGGAACCGATTATCGAACACCGCTACGTCATACTTCCCTGGGGGAAGTTCGCTAGAAAATTGCTTGTCGTTGGGTGGTGCGAACGGCTCATACTCTAAGGGTGGCCTAAAAGTTTGCTCTTGCTGATAACTCGCGTAAGCTACCCATTCTCCACGCAATACGTGCCAGCGCAGATGGTAATTTGCCTGTATTGATGGATTGCTGGAGCTAGTTGGGATGATCGTTTCTGTGATCGGAAATCGGCTGTATAAAGTTAGTTGACGGCCATCCGGCTTTAATAGTTGGTGGGAGTACATAATCCTTCTCCTCAAAGGGTTCCAGAGCAAATTGCCTCAAAAGAATATTGAGACCTGCGATGCGCGTACAACAACCAGTTAGCTTGCTCAAAAGTAACCCTTATCTGCATATTGCAAAAATACGCCAAACATTTCAGGATTGTTGACAGTGTTCCCCAGGATAGGCTATCGAATTTCTATCTCTGAGATATTTTAGCAGCGCTGATTTTTTCATACATTGTAAGTATGGAATTTATCTTAGCTCGTGAGATTATGGCACACGTAGCCAAATCTGAAATTTTTGTTCATTTAAGGTGTTTGTATAGGATTTGCAGGCAATTTCCTGGTAATTGGCTCGATTAGGGGGTATGACCCCTCAGTCGCCTAGAGTATCATAATCTTTGAGGGCTTTCTTGTCAAAAATATTATGAAAAACTTGGGTACTTACAATGCAAAAAGCGTACCAAGCAAAATATTAAGTAGGTGTTTCATACAGCCAGTTAATCAGTAGGAATAAATCTTAGTAAAACGCTATAAAAGTGTCATTAGGATATGACATACCTGTAAAAATAAGGATTTTAGCCTCCATTTGGCAAATAGAGCTGTCTGCTAAAAGCGATCGCCTTTGTGTGAATGCCGTTATCAAATCTAGCGCGTCGATATCGTGTTCACTCTAGGCGAACTAGACAAAATTCGCAACATAGTTTTTATCTCCCATGTTGCTTAGATTACGGGCAATTCAAAATATCTAGCATATGCCAGTCAAAAATCTATGAATTATATTGATGTACATCAATAATACTTATCGCCCAAAGTGCAGCGCTCTTTTTGGGCGATCGCTACAGTTTTACGCTATATGCAAACTCATTTGATTTTCTAGTCTTAGCTAGAAAATAGATGTCATACTAATTTTAAATCACCAATTTTTACCTAATAGCAATTCAAATTGAGCTTGTAAAGCCTTGATATCTGCAACTCTTGCCACTAGTAAATTATCTGTGCCAGCATCGCTTAAACGTGCTTTCCAATATCCTACCCTCTCTGAATTATTCAACCAAAACTGAATTACTGTGTCTACTACTTGATCCAGATTCCAATCTTGCTTTGTCGGGACTGATTCCACAGATTCTAAGAACGCATCTAAGGTACATCTCTGTGTTCCCAGGTATTCTATTCCTTCTTGCAGTGGTTCCTGCAAACCTTGCTGTTGGTGGTTAAAGAACTGCAATACAGGAGATACTCCTACAATATCGAAAATATATTTCATTTCAATCCTCCCCTTATTCATTATTTGCACAAAAGTTCTAGTTTTACAATAAAAATAATGTCTTAAAATTTTATAAATTTTATCTAGAAAAAGTAGAACTTTCGTCTATGTCTAAGGTATTCAACTTTAGTCAATAATTAGCACTTACCAGTGGTGAGTGCTAATATTTATTCAATTGTTTTGATGTGTTATTAAAGAGTTTCAACTATTAATTAAGCCATAACATTATTTTTAATAATTTTTTAAATATCTGGCAGATCGTTGGGAAAGGCAAAGTGGCGGCTTAAACTACTGCCTGTTTGTAGGTTGTAGTATATATGGACATTTGGGGTAATGGGTTCCGCTACTGCGACTAAATTTGATTAAATGGATAAACGCTTGCGGCTTCTAGTCGGACATCGCTCTACTTCTGTTTACTATCTTGAAGCGTGGAAGTTCTATAAATGCTTGCTACCTTGCCGATGTTTCTAATTTTCTTCATTAGGGTGAAGAAGCAAATTAAAAAGCGATCGCACAAAGCACAAATGAGATTATTGTTTTACCTGAAGTAAAGCTAACTCAAGCCAGGAAACAGTGGTGCTTCTTCTTGATCGTACTTAGCGAGATAATTCTGGAAGGTTGTACCGCCAGTACCGATATCAGCACCAACTATTTTCAGCTGCCCAATTGCCAGCCCTAAATGCAATTGATGAAACCGTCTTTGCAACTCTTCATAAGCACGTAAATACTTCAAAATTGCACTAGCTTGGGGATGATTTTGCAAATTGACGATGCGTTCTTCTTGAGGGTTACCAGTAACTCGGCTGATGAGAAGTTCATAGTAGTGAACAAGATTATGCTGATGGTATAATTCAAACCATTGCGCCACGTCTTCTCCATAACGGCGATTAAACTCAACTTCCGCAATGTGTAATTCACCCTGTGCATTCTTAGTGCCACCATCCCAATATTTGCGAACACCACTCATAATTTCCAGATGACGAAACTGAAAAGACTGAAAACCGCTAGTGGGGCCGATACTTGTTCTGAACTCAGCAAACGCCCGCATTGTCATGAGAATAGGCATGGTTGTATTTACAACTTCGTAAAAGCGTAGGATACGCCGGAAGAAATAACACGCCTCCCCTGTATTACCAATAATCGAATCTGTTGAATTTTGCAGCGCTTCAGCTAAAGCATCTAAAACTCGTTCCATATCAATAATCATTTGATGGAAAGCAATTTCGCAGGTTTGATGCACAGTAATAAATAAATCTTCGTCCTGAGAAGCAGTTAAAGGCTTTTTGCAGCTGACTAGTGCCTCAATGTTGTGGTAACTCCAGTAGTGATTTTGAGTAACGTCCAGGTTGGGATCTAGTGGCGGTAAAGATTGAGGTTTGTATGATTCAGACATAGTTGGCAAGAATTGGGTATTGGGGACTAGGTACTGGGAACTGAGGCATTGAGCATTAGGAGTCCTGAGTCAAAAGTAAAGAGTCAAGAGGCAAGGCTCCTCCGACTTCTCTGTGTCTCCTAACTACAAAATCAATGACTTTTGCAAGAGACTCCATGAGCTGCGCTCACAACGAATGACGAAAATCTCTCTTGCAATACCCAATGTCCAATACCCAATTTTCATAGAATGTTTAATCTACTCCGCCCTCCGCCCTAATCACCAAATAATTAATTTGGGTAATACGCAGTGGCGAACATTGTTTAGCACTGGCAAAAGGACTCTATATCATTGCAGTAGAAAATGGTTATGTAGTAATCCTATTTCATTTATAAAACTTTTTGGTTCTGCTTTTAATGTTGTAACTTGTGAAAACTAGCTACTTTTCTAATGCGATTGGTGAGAAAAGCTGATTTTAAATATTAAGATAACTTTGCCAACAAAGTCAATCTACTGGTAAAAAACTTGGATTAATGGTACTCTAACTTTTGACATGCGATCGCTGATTTATGGACTATTAATCGCCATTTCCGCTCGTAGTCAACTATCCAAAGACTGAAATTTTTTCTTTTAAAGTATAGCCATTAGTTAGTTGTATAATTTAGGTGACAGATGAAAAATATTAGCTGTAGAGTGAGTTGAAATTTTTCTCTCTTAAAATATTAGTAAATGTTCATGATGAATCAAGCTTGACGGTGTTAGCCTTGCTAGGGGATTATAAAGAGGAGAAAGACAGCTATATAAATGCCAATTATTCTGCTGTTTAACCGCGATTCTAGAAAGGATAAAGCAGCCGATTTGTACTAAGCCTCTTTATTTTTGCAATATATTCAGCTCACCTTTTTACCCTTAGTGTTATTCGATGGTTATTTAAACACTAAACGCTTACAACTGAATTAGGACTGGGAGATGTGGCAAACATTCGGATAGATGTTATTTAGATGTGACAGCAGGTGATGGTAAATAGAAATGTTTTGATGTTCCAGAGTTAAGGGTTTGCATTCGGAGTTTCGATGATGAAACAAACCGAATAATCCTCCGAATATCTGCACAACTGAACCTTGCATCTAAATGTTTTCCCATTGTCAATCAATGAATTTGTGAAAGGGTTTTATTTTTTTGGAGGATATTTTCATGTCTAGTTTATTTCGTTGGTCATCAGCAAGCACTTCTTTATTAGCTCTGGGAATGACGGCGGCTATATTAAGTCCCATAGTGATTTCTGCCCCAGCTTCATCTCAAGAGACTGTCCCCACTACTCCCTCTGATACTCCAGGTGCAACACCAGGTACTCCGTCTGATACTCCAGGCGCGACACCAGCTGCCCCGTCTAATACTCCAGGTGCGGCACCAGCGCCAACTTCCACAGTTAACTTGTCTGATGTTGCCTCGGATTATTGGGCAAGTCCATTCATTCAAGTTTTAGCTGCAAATAACGTAATCGCCGGGTTTCCTGATGGCACATTTAGACCGAATCAACCTGTGACTCGTGCTGAATTTGCAGCCTTGCTGCAAAAAGCTTTTCCTACCCAAAACACAGTTCGGCAAAGCTCAGGTGGATTTAGCGATGTTCCTTCTGGCTATTGGGCCGCTGCTGCAATCCAGAGAGCCTACGAAACTGGATTTTTGGCAGGCTATCCAGGTAACGTGTTTAGACCAAATCAAGAAATCCCCAAGGTACAGGCGCTCGTTTCCATAGCAAATGGTTTGGGTTTTACTAGCAGCGGTAATGCCTCAGAAATTCTCAGTACCAACTACACCGACGCCTCAGCTATTCCAAACTACGCTGTTAATAGTGTAGCAGCAGCAACACAAAGCAATATTGTTGTCAATTATCCAGATGTTAGACAACTCAATCCGCAACAGGCACTAACTCGTGCCGAAGCTGCGGCTATTTTGTACCAAGCTTTAGCTAAGCAGGGACGTGTACAACCCATTGCTAGCAATCTTCCAGCTGCTAGTTATGTTGTTGGTGGAACAGGCGGTACTCAAGCTGGTAACGACATTGTTTCCCTGGCGGCATCTAGTACTTCCTTTACAACCCTGACTTCTTTAATAAAAACAGCTGGTCTAGCTGAAACTCTACAACAACCCGGCCCTTATACAGTTTTCGCTCCCACTGATGAAGCATTTGCTGCTTTACCCGCTGCCACTCTACAGCAGTTACAGCAACCTGAAAACAGAGAAGCATTGGTTAAGATTTTGAGATACCATGTGGTTCCTGGTTCAGTAACTGCTAGTCAACTCACGAGTGGAGAACTGAAAACATTTGAAGACAAACCTGTAAATATTCAAGTTGATCGCGCTAGCAATCAAGTTGCAGTGAACAATGCGAGAGTTATTCAAGCGGATGTTCCAGCTAGTAATGGTGTCATCCATGCGATTAACCAAGTTCTCGTACCACCTGACGTTAAACTCAGTCAGTTAAGTCAGCCATCGCAACCAAATCCTGATACTACTGTTGATGCGGGTAGAGGCACTCGTGGAGGCTCTAGCTATATCGGCGTTGCTGGTAACATTGGTTTGACCGGTGGTGATTCATCTCTGAGCGAAGGTAACATTGCGGTGATCAGTAAAATTGGTCTGACACGCATTATCTCGGTGCGACCATCGGCGGTGTTTGGTGACAGTACAGTGGTTTTGGTTCCCCTAACTTTGGATTTTGCTCCACGGCCTGTTAACCCAACTGGACAAGTTTTCCCCGTATCTCCTTATGCAGGTGCTGGCGTAGCTATTAAAACCAATGATGACGCTCAGGTGGGATTGTTGTTAACTGGTGGTGTAGATATTCCTTTAGGCTCTCGATTTACACTCAACGGTGCTGCAAGTGCAGCTTTTCTGGATGAAACTGATCTTGGGCTGCAACTGGGAGTTGGCTTCAACTTCTAACCATAGCTGAGTTGCACTAAAAGTAACACACGGTAGGGTAGCAGAGTTACGCTACCCTACTTTATTTAAATTGAGTTTCTCTTCATTACGAATTAGAATGCCGCTTGAGTGCTAGGGTAAGTCCATCTCCAATTGGCACAAGAGACAATGTTATCCGTTCATCATCGTGTAACTTCTCATTCAAGGCGCGGATAGCTTGGGTACTTTCATCTTGAATTTGGGGATCGGCAACTTGTCCAGACCACAAAACATTATCAATAGCAATTAATCCACCCGGACGCACTAATTGCAGCGATCGCTCGTAATATCCATCATAATTTTCTTTATCCGCGTCAATAAAAGCAAAATCAAACGTCTCGGCTTGCCCATCTGCTAAGAGTGCATCTAAAGTTTTCAAGGCTGGAGCCAAACGCAAGTCAACTTTGTCAGCAACTCCTGCCTGCTGCCAATATCGCCGAGCGATCGCTGTAAATTCCTCACTGACATCACAAGCAATAATCTTACCATCAGCAGGTAGCGCCAAAGCGACAGAAAGTGAACTGTAACCAGTAAATACGCCTACTTCCAGGGTTTTTTTCGCTCCAATCAACTGCACCAAAAGCCTCATGAACTGACCTTGTTCTGGTGAAATCTGCATTCCGCTTCTGGGATGTCTGGCAGTTTCTTGACGCAACTTCCAAAGAATTTCAGGTTCTCGCACAGAAGTAGCTAAAAGGTAGTCGTAAAGTTGGTTATCAAGACCAATACTTTGTGTTGACATAGTAAATGAGAGAATTTATGCAACTACAGCTATACTAACCCTGAGTAGTATATCTGAAGTAAGATGGTGCGGTTAGTTTTGACAGCAATATTGCTGGTGCTATTGACAGCTTGTGGCAGTATTGGGCTGCTACCGACTAGCGAGTTAGTACAGAAAGCGATCGCACTTGAGTTAAAGCAAACTCAACAGCAACTCAACCAAAAGCTAGATTTAGATTTCCGAAGCTTTGAAATCAAGCGTTTATCTATTAAGCAAGAACAACCCATAACAATTGAAAATTTACCAGCTTTCCGTGTTCTAGGAACTTATGACTTGATTGCCAAGCTACCAAAAAGAGAGTTAACGCAACCCAAAAAACCGTTTGAAGTTTACTTACAAATTCAGCAAGAAGGCAAAACTTGGCGGTTGCTACTTCCAGAAAAGACTAGCAAAGATAGTCAACGCATTTGGCGTAGCTATTTAATTCAATAGCAAGTATGTGCAACTATCAAAACTATCACAAGTGTTTCTGTTGTTACTTTGAGAAAAGGGTAATAAGAAACTTATTGGATAAATATTTTTTTGTTTCACGTAGAGGCATAGAGAAGCCTAGTGAAATTCTGTGTATCCTGTACCGTCATCTTCTGCAAGAATTACAAAATCAAAGGATTCAACTAACGCCTGTATTGCACCAGTTCCGCCATAGGGATAGCTAAAGGGTTCAAACTCAAGTCTAGCTTTATCGGCAGAAACCATACTACAAGCAATTAATTGATATTCACAATTTTGAAAAGCATCAAACATAGACTCAAAGTCCCAAGGAGTTTCAAGACTAAGATCTGTCCACCTCTGTTCTACAGGTGTTGCAAACCAGCGGCGGTAATATTCAGTCTCTTCCTCTCCACTTGGCCACCAAAAATGTGATAGTGCTTTGTGATCAAAAAAAATTAGCCAATCTTCTTCATTACGCCAAGAATTGTTGTCTTTATCTTTCTTAATTTCGTTGAAAACTTGACAAAGAGTATTAAATCTTTTTAAATCATCTACTTGAAACTCTACAAAGCAGTATTCCATTATTTCTCTCTTATTTATTTCTAAGTAGTGGTTCATTTTATTTATATATGTATGTGCAGCTAGAAGAACCATCACAAATATATTTGTATAACTGAGAACTCATAGCCATGATCGAGGTGATGGTTTCATCGGAGACAGGGCAAAATGTATATTAATTTTTTCATTAGTTCAATTGTTGGAATTGTGGTTACGGTGCTGGTAGCTTTTGGCTTACTGCAATGGTTGCACATACCTGCTGGTAATTTTCTCGATTGGGTGATTGGTGGTGCAAGTTTTTGGTGGCTGTTAGTAATTGTTACCGTACCGTGGAATGTGCATTTTCAAGCCAAAGAAGTTTTAGCAGAAGCAGCACAGTCGCAGGAGAAAGGAATTCCAGTTGATCAGAAACAAGTCAAGTACGTTAACTTGTTGGCAAAGCGATCGCTT
This region of Nostoc sp. UHCC 0302 genomic DNA includes:
- a CDS encoding Spx/MgsR family RNA polymerase-binding regulatory protein translates to MSIKVYGIPNCGTCKKALKWLQDNGVEYEFINTKENPPIREEIEKWVKSLGYLPMRNTSGQAYRALSDDKKTWTDEQWIEAFANNAMLLKRPLFVKDETAVLVGFKDKEGLVREKLAI
- a CDS encoding outer membrane protein transport protein, whose translation is MKQLRVNWSLVPILVALTVTSTAKITFAGGFALNEQSVKSMGNAFAGSAATADDASTIFYNPAGLTRFTDNSIVGASYAIFPTVSFKNQGSRIVTGAPLSGGNGGEAGVDIVVPNLYAAWSVSDRIKLGIGINVPFGLATKYNSDWVGRYQAVESKLSTININPTVAAKLTDNFSVGAGLNIQYAEATLSNAIDFGLIGRSAGLPTQPQQADGFVKVTGSDWSVGYNLGVMYEPTKTTRIGLSYRSPITQDIRGNADFTVPGSARVLTARGQFTDTGAKAVLNLPDTLSLAVYQQLNPRLAIVGDVTWTNWSRFQELRVEFDNPVQADKVQPENWDDTYRFGVGLNYALNDSLTLRTGVTYDPSPFSNEFSTARLPGGDRTLIGFGASYRPSKSLNIDFGYTHVFVADNFINQSNSTDGTLTGKFEGSVDVVGLQINWQF
- the galT gene encoding galactose-1-phosphate uridylyltransferase, translating into MYSHQLLKPDGRQLTLYSRFPITETIIPTSSSNPSIQANYHLRWHVLRGEWVAYASYQQEQTFRPPLEYEPFAPPNDKQFSSELPPGKYDVAVFDNRFPLMTPSASKPPKSIVETLPGNGVCETVVFTQKPRASLSSLELDHLDLLLQVWGDRTCVLGANQEIQYVLPFENRQADIGINLHQSYGQIYAYPFIPPIPARMLEMQRRFYQEHQRGLLADLIEKEIAENKRIIYEDEYAIAFVPVCARYPYEVWIAPKEPVGTLFELTAQQRRGLAKALKTVTLKYDGLWNRPFPYIMAWFQAPTDGKAHPEAHLHVEFYPADQINENLKYLAGTELGAGMFANYTLPEEKAKELQAMVVNIEQATDQLKFSLKLEK
- a CDS encoding tryptophan 2,3-dioxygenase family protein translates to MSESYKPQSLPPLDPNLDVTQNHYWSYHNIEALVSCKKPLTASQDEDLFITVHQTCEIAFHQMIIDMERVLDALAEALQNSTDSIIGNTGEACYFFRRILRFYEVVNTTMPILMTMRAFAEFRTSIGPTSGFQSFQFRHLEIMSGVRKYWDGGTKNAQGELHIAEVEFNRRYGEDVAQWFELYHQHNLVHYYELLISRVTGNPQEERIVNLQNHPQASAILKYLRAYEELQRRFHQLHLGLAIGQLKIVGADIGTGGTTFQNYLAKYDQEEAPLFPGLS
- a CDS encoding fasciclin domain-containing protein; translated protein: MSSLFRWSSASTSLLALGMTAAILSPIVISAPASSQETVPTTPSDTPGATPGTPSDTPGATPAAPSNTPGAAPAPTSTVNLSDVASDYWASPFIQVLAANNVIAGFPDGTFRPNQPVTRAEFAALLQKAFPTQNTVRQSSGGFSDVPSGYWAAAAIQRAYETGFLAGYPGNVFRPNQEIPKVQALVSIANGLGFTSSGNASEILSTNYTDASAIPNYAVNSVAAATQSNIVVNYPDVRQLNPQQALTRAEAAAILYQALAKQGRVQPIASNLPAASYVVGGTGGTQAGNDIVSLAASSTSFTTLTSLIKTAGLAETLQQPGPYTVFAPTDEAFAALPAATLQQLQQPENREALVKILRYHVVPGSVTASQLTSGELKTFEDKPVNIQVDRASNQVAVNNARVIQADVPASNGVIHAINQVLVPPDVKLSQLSQPSQPNPDTTVDAGRGTRGGSSYIGVAGNIGLTGGDSSLSEGNIAVISKIGLTRIISVRPSAVFGDSTVVLVPLTLDFAPRPVNPTGQVFPVSPYAGAGVAIKTNDDAQVGLLLTGGVDIPLGSRFTLNGAASAAFLDETDLGLQLGVGFNF
- a CDS encoding class I SAM-dependent methyltransferase, translated to MSTQSIGLDNQLYDYLLATSVREPEILWKLRQETARHPRSGMQISPEQGQFMRLLVQLIGAKKTLEVGVFTGYSSLSVALALPADGKIIACDVSEEFTAIARRYWQQAGVADKVDLRLAPALKTLDALLADGQAETFDFAFIDADKENYDGYYERSLQLVRPGGLIAIDNVLWSGQVADPQIQDESTQAIRALNEKLHDDERITLSLVPIGDGLTLALKRHSNS